The sequence below is a genomic window from Flavobacterium keumense.
TAGGTTCGTTAGGAACACATAATTTATTAGGCTTGGCGCGCGTGAAAAAAGCGCGAATTTTAATTGCATCTACTTCTGAAGTGTACGGCGATCCATTGGTACATCCACAAACTGAAGAATACTACGGTAATGTAAACACCATTGGCCCGAGAGGGGTGTATGACGAAGCCAAACGTTTCCAAGAATCAATTACCATGGCGTATCATACGTTTCACGGTGTAGAGACCCGCATTGTTCGAATTTTTAATACCTACGGCCCAAGAATGCGTCTCAACGATGGAAGAGTTATTCCTGCCTTTATTGGTCAAGCCATTCGTGGAGAGGATTTAACCATTTTTGGCGACGGAATGCAAACCCGCTCTTTTTGTTATGTAGACGATCAAGTAGAAGGGATTTATAGACTTTTGCATTCCGATTATGTGTATCCAGTGAATATTGGAAATCCAGACGAAATTACCATCAAAGATTTTGCTGAAGAAATCATCAAATTAACAGGTACGAATCAAAAAGTAGTTTATCATCCGTTGCCTATTAACGACCCTTTACAACGTCAACCCGACATTAGCAAAGCCAAAGAATTATTGGGTTGGGAGGCCAAAGTAGGGCGAGCCGAAGGAATGAAAATTACCTATGAGTATTTTAAATCCCTTTCGCCAGAAGAACTCTCAAAAGAGGAACACAAAGATTTTTCGAATTATATTAAATAAAAATGAACCCGCTTTTTGAAGCGGGTTTTTTGTTGGAAAACTTATCTAACCTGCAAGGTCTTTTTGACCTTGTAGGTTTTGTTTTAAAGATTAGTTGAATGCCTACAAGGTTTAAGAAACCTCACAGGAAAAGGGGTGTCCCAACAACTTTTTAAAAATTAATTATTTTTTCCGTTCAAAAGCCATTATTTTTGCGCCACAACTAATACAACTACAACATGACTATTTTACTTTTGGGTTCAGGCGGAAGAGAGCATGCATTTGCGTGGAAAATGATTCAAAGTCCGCTTTGCGACACCCTTTTTGTTGCACCAGGAAATGCCGGAACCGCAGCAATAGCTAACAATATTAACATCAACCCAACGGATTTTCCAGCCATTAAAGACTTTGTCTTAAAAGAAAAAGTGGAAATGGTTGTGGTAGGACCAGAAGATCCATTGGTAAAAGGAATTTACGATTTCTTCTTGAATGATGCCGGCTTAAAAGATATTCCAGTGATTGGTCCATCCACTATTGGTGCGCAATTAGAAGGAAGTAAAGAATTTGCTAAAGAATTTTTATTCAGACACAACATTCCAACAGCCGCTTATGATAGTTTTACGGCTGAAACGGTAGAACAAGGATGTCAGTTTCTAGAAACGCTACAGCCGCCGTATGTATTGAAAGCAGACGGATTAGCTGCCGGAAAAGGCGTGTTGATTATTCAAGATTTGGCAGAAGCCAAAGAAGAATTACGCAATATGTTGGTACATCAAAAATTTGGGACAGCGAGTGCCAAAGTGGTAATCGAAGAATTTTTGGACGGAATTGAATTAAGCTGTTTTGTTTTGACCGATGGAAAAAGCTATAAAATTTTACCAACAGCCAAAGATTACAAACGCATTGGTGAAGGCGATACCGGTTTGAATACCGGCGGAATGGGAGCTGTTTCTCCAGTGCCATTTGTAGATACTGTTTTGATGGAAAAAATCGAAACACGCATTGTAAAACCAACGATTGACGGATTTCAAAAAGATGGGATTGCATACAAAGGATTTGTTTTTATTGGTTTGATCAACGTAAAAGGAGAGCCAATCGTGATTGAATACAATGTACGCATGGGTGATCCAGAAACCGAAGTGGTAATTCCAAGATTGAAAACCGATTTAGTGGAATTATTTTTGGCGGTAGCCAATGAAAAACTAGACCAAATTGCGTTGGAGGTTGACGAAAGAAGCGCTACCACAATTATGGTGGTTTCAGGTGGTTATCCCGAAGAATTTGAAAAAGGGAAAGTAATTACTGGTTTAGAAAACATTACTGATTCTATTGTATTCCACGCGGGAACCAAATTAGAAAATAATCAGGTCTTGTCTAACGGGGGGCGTGTATTAACCGTTACTTCGTATGGTGATAACTTTGAAGAGGCCATAAAAAAATCTTATCAAAATATCGCGAAGCTTCAATTTGATAAGATGTATTTTAGAAGAGATATTGGAAACGACTTAAAGTAGTTTCCAATATTTTTTTAATTTATTATTTCAAGAAAGAATGTGCAGTGGTGTCTTGATTTTCTGTACCTGCTTCGTCAAAAATTTGTAATTGTTTAATCCAATATACAATAGCAGCAGCACAAATAATCATGAAAATCCAGTTGATAGCATTAGCAGCAGTCCATGAAGAAAGCTCTAAAGATCTTAAAAAATCAAGTGGTGCAAATAATACATCTACAAATAAGAACTGAATTCCTTCGAAAAATGATTTCATAATGATATAAAATTATAATGTTATTTATTTTTTGAGTAAGTATGCAAAAAGAACGTTTAAAAAAGCATCTTTTTTGAACTTGTTTTAAACAAGTAGTATATTTACAAACACAAAAGTATAAAATATCCTTATGATTGCAAGTGTTTTTAAAAAATCTACACCATTAAATTACGCTTTAACAGTATTTTTAGTGTTGTTTTTCTTTTTTATCTACCAAATCCAAGATACATCATGGGTAGCTTCGGGTGTTTTGCTTCTAAAAAAAGCGTTTACTTTTCTAGTCGTATTGGCGTCTATTTTCCTAACGAGTTTCATTGGAAAACGTAACGGTCTCACTAAAAATAGTAGTTATACCGCAATTTTTTTCTTGTTGCTGTTATTGTTCTTCCCTACGATT
It includes:
- a CDS encoding DUF6341 family protein, giving the protein MKSFFEGIQFLFVDVLFAPLDFLRSLELSSWTAANAINWIFMIICAAAIVYWIKQLQIFDEAGTENQDTTAHSFLK
- the purD gene encoding phosphoribosylamine--glycine ligase, yielding MTILLLGSGGREHAFAWKMIQSPLCDTLFVAPGNAGTAAIANNININPTDFPAIKDFVLKEKVEMVVVGPEDPLVKGIYDFFLNDAGLKDIPVIGPSTIGAQLEGSKEFAKEFLFRHNIPTAAYDSFTAETVEQGCQFLETLQPPYVLKADGLAAGKGVLIIQDLAEAKEELRNMLVHQKFGTASAKVVIEEFLDGIELSCFVLTDGKSYKILPTAKDYKRIGEGDTGLNTGGMGAVSPVPFVDTVLMEKIETRIVKPTIDGFQKDGIAYKGFVFIGLINVKGEPIVIEYNVRMGDPETEVVIPRLKTDLVELFLAVANEKLDQIALEVDERSATTIMVVSGGYPEEFEKGKVITGLENITDSIVFHAGTKLENNQVLSNGGRVLTVTSYGDNFEEAIKKSYQNIAKLQFDKMYFRRDIGNDLK
- a CDS encoding UDP-glucuronic acid decarboxylase family protein; protein product: MKRILITGAAGFLGSHLCDRFIKEGYFVIGMDNLITGDLKNIEHLFKLENFEFYHHDITKFVHVPGKLDYILHFASPASPIDYLKIPIQTLKVGSLGTHNLLGLARVKKARILIASTSEVYGDPLVHPQTEEYYGNVNTIGPRGVYDEAKRFQESITMAYHTFHGVETRIVRIFNTYGPRMRLNDGRVIPAFIGQAIRGEDLTIFGDGMQTRSFCYVDDQVEGIYRLLHSDYVYPVNIGNPDEITIKDFAEEIIKLTGTNQKVVYHPLPINDPLQRQPDISKAKELLGWEAKVGRAEGMKITYEYFKSLSPEELSKEEHKDFSNYIK